A genomic stretch from Deltaproteobacteria bacterium HGW-Deltaproteobacteria-2 includes:
- a CDS encoding M48 family peptidase: MNITYKIKRSRKRRKTISLQINDKSESVVIAAPYLTPIDEINHFVQEKQNWINKTIQRHKEEAIKNKAPEYKTSEKFYYLGQSYPLEVFFEPFDTAGVFFWNNCFYLNAQEDRNLRKHYFVSWYKKKAREYICQRVYFFSRKLKLHYRNITITSAGKRWGSCSTDNDLSFSFRLMMAPPDIIDYVIVHELMHIIEKNHSPKFWQRVDSIMPEHKAQKRWLKDNHHKFIL, encoded by the coding sequence ATGAATATAACCTACAAAATCAAGAGAAGCAGGAAAAGAAGAAAAACAATTTCCCTCCAAATCAACGATAAATCAGAGTCGGTAGTCATTGCCGCACCCTACTTAACACCGATTGATGAAATAAACCATTTCGTGCAGGAAAAACAAAACTGGATAAATAAAACTATACAGAGACATAAAGAGGAAGCAATTAAAAACAAGGCACCGGAATATAAAACGAGCGAAAAGTTTTACTATTTGGGTCAATCTTATCCACTGGAAGTTTTTTTTGAACCTTTTGATACAGCCGGCGTTTTTTTCTGGAATAATTGTTTTTACCTTAACGCGCAGGAAGACAGGAATTTAAGAAAACATTATTTTGTCTCATGGTATAAGAAAAAAGCACGCGAATATATTTGTCAACGTGTTTATTTTTTCAGCAGGAAGCTTAAATTGCATTATAGAAATATTACTATAACGTCAGCCGGAAAACGCTGGGGTTCCTGTTCAACAGATAACGATCTTTCCTTCAGTTTCCGGCTGATGATGGCGCCGCCTGATATAATTGATTACGTGATCGTGCATGAGCTGATGCACATCATAGAAAAAAATCATTCGCCGAAATTCTGGCAACGGGTAGATTCCATCATGCCGGAACACAAAGCGCAAAAACGCTGGCTCAAAGATAACCATCATAAATTTATACTCTGA